In Paenibacillus phoenicis, one genomic interval encodes:
- a CDS encoding ABC transporter permease → MKAYILKRILIMVPVLVGMTIIVFSIIHAIPGDPAETILGQKATEQSKEALREQLGLNNPWYQQYFTYMGDLLKGDLGQSIRTRVPIAQEIAPYLAATAELTVAAMAFAIFFGVNAGIISAWKQNSWFDYICMLIALIGVSMPIFWLGLMEQWIFSLKLHWLPSIGRMNQRDPVEAVTNLYLIDSMIAGRWDQLWTVCRHLILPSVALGTIPMAIIARMTRSSMLEVMNSDFVRTAKAKGLSQFIVIYKHALKNAFIPVLTVIGLQTGALLGGAVLTETIFAWPGVGRYIYEAISSRDYPVIQSGILVIAFIFVIINLIVDLLYAAVDPRIRYR, encoded by the coding sequence TTGAAAGCTTATATTTTGAAAAGAATACTCATCATGGTTCCTGTCCTAGTCGGCATGACGATTATCGTGTTTTCCATTATCCATGCGATTCCCGGTGATCCTGCGGAAACGATTCTGGGGCAGAAGGCAACGGAGCAGTCCAAGGAAGCGCTCCGCGAGCAACTGGGCCTGAACAATCCGTGGTATCAGCAGTATTTCACGTACATGGGAGATTTGTTGAAAGGTGACCTGGGGCAATCGATCCGCACGAGAGTACCGATTGCCCAGGAGATTGCCCCCTATCTGGCGGCTACGGCGGAACTAACCGTGGCAGCCATGGCGTTTGCGATCTTCTTTGGCGTGAATGCCGGCATCATCAGCGCCTGGAAGCAAAACTCGTGGTTCGATTACATTTGCATGCTGATCGCGTTGATTGGGGTATCGATGCCAATCTTCTGGCTCGGGCTGATGGAGCAGTGGATCTTCTCGCTTAAATTGCATTGGCTGCCTTCCATCGGGCGGATGAACCAACGTGATCCGGTTGAAGCGGTCACCAATCTGTATCTGATCGACAGCATGATCGCAGGCCGCTGGGATCAGTTATGGACGGTGTGCAGGCATTTGATTTTACCAAGTGTCGCGCTGGGTACGATTCCGATGGCGATTATCGCCCGGATGACGCGGTCGAGTATGCTGGAAGTCATGAATTCCGATTTCGTTCGCACGGCCAAGGCCAAAGGGTTGTCGCAATTTATTGTCATCTATAAACACGCCTTGAAAAATGCATTTATTCCCGTGCTGACGGTCATCGGACTGCAAACTGGCGCATTGCTTGGCGGTGCGGTTTTGACCGAAACGATCTTCGCATGGCCTGGTGTGGGACGGTATATTTACGAAGCGATCAGCTCGCGTGATTATCCGGTAATTCAATCCGGCATTCTGGTTATCGCCTTTATTTTCGTCATTATCAATCTGATCGTGGATTTGCTGTACGCAGCGGTCGATCCACGCATCCGTTACCGGTAA
- a CDS encoding ABC transporter ATP-binding protein: MIQPILQIKDLHTHFFTDRGEIPAVDGVNLYVNPGEVLGVVGESGCGKSVTSLSILKLIPQPPGKITGGAIEFKGKDIVPMKEREMRAIRGNSISMIFQEPMTSLNPLFTVGQQIGETVRLHRGLSKKQAREHTIDMLKKVGIPRPEAIIDEYPHQLSGGMRQRVMIAMAISCNPELLIADEPTTALDVTIQAQILDLIRRLNEENGTAVMMITHDLGVVAEMCHRVAVMYAGKVVEEGPVRDIFKNPLHPYTQGLIKSVPRMDEDRKRLFSIPGNVPILNTRMKGCRFAERCSHAMPICSEQLPELKEYETAHSCRCWLHETPQEEVV; this comes from the coding sequence ATGATTCAACCCATTTTGCAGATTAAGGATTTGCACACCCACTTTTTTACCGACCGAGGCGAAATCCCTGCGGTGGACGGCGTGAACCTGTATGTGAATCCCGGCGAGGTGCTTGGCGTCGTTGGCGAATCCGGCTGCGGCAAAAGCGTTACCTCCTTGTCGATCTTGAAGCTGATCCCTCAGCCGCCTGGCAAAATTACGGGAGGGGCGATCGAGTTTAAGGGGAAGGACATTGTTCCGATGAAGGAGCGGGAAATGCGAGCGATTCGCGGGAACTCGATTTCCATGATTTTTCAGGAGCCGATGACGTCGCTGAATCCGCTGTTTACCGTCGGCCAACAAATTGGGGAGACGGTTCGGCTGCACCGGGGGCTCAGCAAGAAGCAAGCGCGGGAACATACCATCGACATGCTGAAAAAGGTTGGCATTCCTCGGCCGGAGGCCATCATCGATGAATATCCGCATCAACTCTCCGGCGGGATGAGACAACGGGTGATGATCGCGATGGCGATCTCCTGTAATCCGGAGTTGCTGATCGCTGACGAACCAACTACAGCACTCGACGTGACCATCCAGGCACAGATCCTCGATTTGATCCGGCGCTTGAATGAGGAGAACGGTACGGCCGTAATGATGATCACGCATGACCTTGGGGTCGTTGCCGAGATGTGCCACCGGGTAGCTGTGATGTATGCCGGCAAAGTGGTGGAGGAGGGCCCTGTGCGGGATATTTTTAAAAATCCGCTGCATCCCTACACCCAAGGGCTGATCAAGTCGGTGCCGCGCATGGACGAGGACCGCAAGCGCCTGTTCTCCATTCCAGGCAACGTGCCGATCCTGAACACCCGGATGAAAGGCTGTCGCTTTGCCGAACGCTGTTCGCATGCGATGCCGATTTGTTCGGAGCAGCTGCCTGAGCTGAAGGAATACGAAACGGCGCATAGCTGCCGGTGCTGGCTCCATGAAACGCCACAGGAGGAAGTTGTATGA
- the nikC gene encoding nickel transporter permease, translating to MAEATTASTNRSTAVPAGKVSGPWRDAWKAFRKNKIAMAGLIMIVFFILIALLAPVIAPYEFDKQVLRDRLKPPSSSHWFGTDDLGRDLFTRVLYGARISLWVGTFSVVGSIILGTLFGILAGFYGKWIDMVISRLFDILLAFPSILLAIAIVAILGPSLQNALLAIAIVNIPTYGRLVRAKVLSLKNEEYITAARAIGMKNSAILLRHILPNSLTPIIVQGTLGIATAIIEAAALGFLGLGAQPPTPEWGKMLSDSRQFIATAPWTVVFPGISIMLTVLAFNLMGDGLRDALDPRMKS from the coding sequence ATGGCAGAGGCAACTACAGCAAGCACAAACCGCAGCACCGCCGTCCCGGCCGGGAAGGTTTCCGGACCTTGGCGCGATGCGTGGAAAGCGTTCCGCAAAAATAAAATCGCCATGGCCGGCCTGATCATGATCGTGTTTTTCATTCTGATCGCCTTGCTGGCCCCGGTGATTGCTCCTTATGAATTTGACAAGCAGGTTTTGCGCGACCGCTTAAAACCGCCGTCCTCATCGCATTGGTTTGGGACGGACGATCTGGGACGCGACCTGTTCACCCGCGTATTATACGGGGCGCGAATCTCCTTATGGGTGGGGACGTTCTCCGTTGTGGGATCAATCATTTTGGGGACGCTCTTCGGCATTCTGGCAGGGTTCTACGGCAAATGGATCGATATGGTGATTTCGCGCCTGTTCGATATTTTGCTGGCGTTCCCGAGCATTTTGCTGGCGATCGCGATCGTGGCCATCCTTGGTCCGTCGCTGCAAAACGCGTTGCTTGCCATCGCCATCGTCAACATCCCAACGTATGGGCGGCTGGTGCGGGCGAAGGTGCTTAGCCTGAAGAACGAAGAGTATATCACTGCAGCACGGGCAATCGGGATGAAAAACAGCGCGATTTTGCTGCGGCACATCCTGCCAAACAGCTTGACGCCAATCATCGTGCAAGGCACGCTGGGAATCGCTACGGCGATTATCGAAGCGGCTGCGCTGGGCTTCCTTGGTTTAGGTGCTCAGCCGCCTACACCGGAATGGGGCAAGATGCTGTCTGACTCGCGTCAATTCATCGCCACCGCTCCGTGGACTGTAGTTTTCCCGGGGATTTCGATCATGCTGACCGTACTTGCCTTCAACCTGATGGGCGACGGTTTGCGTGACGCGCTTGACCCGCGGATGAAAAGTTAA
- a CDS encoding thioredoxin family protein, with product MSFTLTLGSPAPNFNLPATDGQTYSLESFALAKVLVVFFTCNHCPYVLGSDEVTRQTAEKFKDRGVVFVGINSNSENTHPEDSFEHMVKRMEQHRFPWVYLRDKEQTAAKDYGALRTPHFFVFDADRKLVYTGRGVDNPRDTSKMTVNDLDRVLEELTTGREISIPLTNPIGCNVKWEGQDAHWMPADACDLV from the coding sequence ATGAGTTTCACGTTAACTTTGGGAAGTCCGGCACCAAACTTTAACCTGCCGGCTACGGATGGCCAGACCTACTCTTTGGAATCTTTTGCTTTGGCCAAGGTGCTCGTCGTGTTTTTTACTTGCAATCACTGTCCTTATGTGCTTGGCTCCGATGAAGTCACGCGGCAAACGGCGGAGAAGTTCAAGGATCGGGGAGTCGTATTTGTAGGGATTAACTCGAACAGCGAAAACACCCATCCGGAAGATTCTTTCGAGCACATGGTCAAACGGATGGAGCAGCATCGATTCCCTTGGGTGTATTTGCGGGATAAGGAACAAACGGCAGCGAAAGACTATGGTGCGCTGCGCACGCCGCATTTCTTCGTCTTTGATGCCGACCGCAAGCTCGTCTATACGGGACGCGGCGTTGATAACCCGCGCGACACGAGCAAAATGACGGTTAACGATCTGGATCGGGTGTTGGAGGAGCTCACCACCGGGCGCGAAATTTCGATTCCGCTAACGAATCCGATCGGCTGCAATGTGAAATGGGAAGGGCAGGACGCTCACTGGATGCCAGCGGACGCCTGCGATTTGGTGTAA
- a CDS encoding ABC transporter ATP-binding protein: protein MSEPLLQVEHLKKYYPTGGGWFGKSQQFVKAVDDISFTVRRGETFGLVGESGCGKSTTGRSLLRLIEPTGGKVIFEGEDITALSPEALRRKRKDMQIVFQDPFSSLDPRHTVQRILEEPLIVHGVGNAKERKQMIDRLIDVVGLTQSHLQRYPHQFSGGQRQRIGIARALALQPKLIVADEPVSALDVSIQSQVVNLLQDLQEEFGLTYIFIAHDLSVVKHICDRVAVMYLGRIVEIADKHKLYSSPQHPYTQALLSAVPQPDPDKKTERIILQGEVPSPANAPVGCAFHTRCPMAMDVCRTHRPELAETDAGHLTACHLYTEVKNTGSASLA from the coding sequence ATGAGTGAACCCTTACTGCAAGTTGAACATCTGAAAAAATACTACCCTACCGGGGGCGGATGGTTTGGCAAGTCACAACAATTCGTTAAAGCGGTCGATGACATCTCGTTTACCGTGCGACGGGGCGAAACGTTTGGACTGGTGGGGGAAAGCGGCTGCGGGAAATCCACGACCGGTCGTTCCCTGCTTCGGCTGATTGAGCCGACCGGCGGCAAGGTGATTTTTGAAGGGGAGGACATCACGGCTTTGTCGCCAGAGGCGCTGCGCCGGAAACGCAAGGATATGCAGATTGTGTTCCAGGATCCCTTCTCCTCGTTGGATCCTCGCCATACGGTGCAGCGGATTCTGGAGGAACCGCTGATCGTTCACGGCGTGGGCAATGCCAAGGAACGTAAACAGATGATCGACCGGTTGATCGATGTCGTTGGTCTGACGCAAAGCCATCTGCAGCGTTATCCGCACCAATTCTCCGGCGGTCAGCGGCAGCGGATCGGGATCGCCCGTGCATTGGCGCTCCAGCCAAAGCTGATTGTCGCCGACGAGCCGGTTTCCGCGCTGGATGTGTCGATCCAGTCGCAGGTGGTGAACCTGCTTCAGGATCTGCAAGAGGAGTTCGGGTTGACGTACATCTTTATCGCCCACGATTTAAGTGTCGTGAAGCATATCTGCGACCGGGTAGCGGTTATGTACCTCGGCCGGATCGTTGAGATTGCCGACAAACACAAGCTGTACTCGTCACCTCAGCATCCGTATACCCAGGCGTTGCTCTCCGCAGTTCCGCAGCCGGATCCGGACAAGAAGACCGAGCGGATTATTCTGCAAGGCGAAGTGCCCAGCCCGGCTAATGCGCCGGTCGGCTGCGCGTTTCATACGCGGTGTCCGATGGCAATGGACGTTTGCCGGACGCACCGCCCTGAGCTGGCTGAGACGGATGCGGGCCATTTGACGGCTTGCCATCTGTACACCGAAGTGAAGAACACAGGAAGCGCGAGCTTGGCATAA
- a CDS encoding L-lactate dehydrogenase, with protein MAKKARKVTIVGSGLVGTACAYSMINQSICEEIMMIDRTYDRAVAHALDLSHCMDFTPTRTKVYAGRLEDCRDMDVVVLTAGANPKPGQTRLDVLGEAEKITRDIVSRIVDGGFDGVFVVAANPVDIVTYIVREVSGFPRNRVIGTGTSIDSARLKTLLSEVFAVDPRSVNGYAMGEHGDSQFVAWSHVTIGGKPLLHILEQHKERFRHVKLDEIAQKTKDAGWEIFTRKGNTQFGIGNALAYIVRSILNDEHKIIAVSVVLEGEYGQTGVCAGVPAIIGDGGIEEVLELNLTWEEQRKFTQSCDILKAAIASLQL; from the coding sequence ATGGCTAAAAAAGCGAGGAAGGTAACGATCGTTGGTTCCGGCCTGGTCGGTACGGCTTGCGCTTATTCCATGATCAATCAATCGATCTGCGAAGAAATTATGATGATTGACCGGACGTATGATCGTGCGGTGGCACATGCGCTGGATTTGTCGCATTGCATGGATTTTACGCCAACCCGTACGAAGGTATATGCTGGCCGGCTGGAGGACTGCCGCGACATGGATGTGGTTGTGCTGACGGCAGGGGCGAATCCCAAGCCGGGGCAAACGCGGCTGGATGTGCTGGGCGAGGCGGAGAAGATTACGCGGGATATCGTCAGCCGCATCGTGGATGGAGGATTTGACGGCGTGTTTGTCGTCGCTGCCAATCCGGTGGACATCGTGACCTATATTGTACGCGAGGTGTCGGGATTCCCGCGGAACCGGGTGATCGGCACTGGGACCTCCATCGATTCGGCGCGGCTCAAAACGCTGCTGTCGGAGGTATTTGCTGTTGATCCGCGCAGTGTAAACGGGTATGCGATGGGAGAGCACGGGGATTCGCAGTTTGTGGCCTGGTCGCATGTCACGATCGGCGGGAAACCGCTACTGCACATTTTGGAGCAGCATAAGGAGCGGTTCCGCCACGTCAAGCTGGACGAAATCGCGCAAAAAACCAAAGATGCGGGATGGGAGATTTTTACCCGTAAGGGCAACACCCAGTTTGGGATTGGGAACGCGCTCGCTTATATCGTGAGATCCATCTTAAACGACGAGCACAAAATCATCGCCGTTTCGGTTGTGCTGGAGGGGGAATATGGACAGACCGGAGTTTGTGCCGGTGTGCCTGCCATTATCGGTGACGGCGGGATCGAGGAAGTGCTGGAACTGAACTTGACCTGGGAGGAACAGCGCAAATTTACGCAATCCTGCGATATTTTGAAGGCGGCGATTGCAAGTCTTCAACTCTAA
- a CDS encoding glutathione peroxidase, whose protein sequence is MSRLYDFEVRTITGETTTLAPYRGQVLLIVNTASACGLTPHYAGLQQLYSKYKDQGFSVLGFPCNQFAEQEPGTEAEIKAFCETNYQVTFPLFAKIDVNGEHAHPLYRYLREHTPEPYDTGDIEWNFVKFLVGRDGEIVKRYAARTEPAEIEPDLQALLSSSAAGR, encoded by the coding sequence ATGAGCCGCCTTTACGATTTTGAAGTCCGTACGATTACGGGTGAAACCACGACGCTCGCGCCATATCGGGGACAAGTGCTGCTCATCGTCAATACCGCCAGTGCATGCGGGTTGACACCGCATTATGCGGGGCTGCAGCAACTGTACAGCAAGTACAAGGACCAAGGCTTCTCCGTTCTTGGGTTCCCCTGCAATCAATTCGCCGAGCAAGAGCCTGGGACGGAAGCAGAGATTAAGGCTTTCTGTGAAACGAATTATCAAGTCACTTTTCCGCTCTTCGCCAAAATCGACGTAAACGGGGAGCACGCCCACCCGTTATACCGTTATCTGCGGGAGCATACGCCAGAACCTTACGATACGGGGGATATCGAATGGAACTTCGTGAAGTTCCTTGTTGGGCGAGACGGCGAGATCGTCAAGCGGTATGCGGCTCGCACCGAACCCGCTGAGATTGAGCCGGACCTTCAAGCGCTGCTGTCTAGTTCGGCGGCAGGCCGTTAA
- a CDS encoding ABC transporter substrate-binding protein: MKAKRWSSVVLVTMLSAAIALAGCGGSNNAGGSNSGGTNTGANTEATTPTGSAQDTLVVGRGGDSASLDPAIVTDGESLKIAHQVFDSLLEYKEGTTEVQGSLAESWTVSDDGLTYTFKLRQGVKFHDGTDFNADAVVFNFTRWSDPNSEYKFEGDSFDYYDSMFGPDGKRVIKEVEAVDENTVKFTLNQPQAPFLQNLAMTSFGIASPTAIKEKKENFKNEPVGTGPFVFKEWKRNDSITLEKNPNYWKEGLPKLNKVIVRSIPDNSARFNALQSGEIDLMEDLSPDDLATLEANPDLQKIERPSNNVGYVGFNLKKEPFNNVKVRQALNYAVDKQAIIDAFFAGQAEPAKNPMPPSLWGYNDSITDYEYDPEKAKALLAEAGYPNGLPGEYVFYAMPVSRPYMPDGKKVAEVIQQNFEEVGVKVKIESPEWAVYLDDAQAGEKDDLFMLGWTGDNGDPDNFLYTLLDKDAIPSNNYTYYSSDELHELLVAAQKETDQSKREELYKQAQEIIKADAPWIPLVHTTPLLAARANLKGYVPAPTGTEYYSNIYFE, translated from the coding sequence ATGAAAGCAAAGAGATGGAGTAGTGTTGTTCTTGTTACGATGCTGAGCGCCGCCATCGCCTTGGCGGGGTGCGGAGGCAGCAACAATGCCGGTGGCAGTAATTCCGGCGGAACGAATACGGGCGCGAATACGGAGGCAACCACTCCGACCGGTTCGGCCCAAGATACATTGGTTGTAGGCCGCGGCGGGGATTCCGCTTCTCTGGACCCAGCCATCGTAACCGACGGTGAATCTTTGAAAATCGCCCACCAAGTCTTTGATTCCTTGCTGGAGTACAAAGAAGGAACAACCGAGGTTCAAGGCTCGTTGGCCGAGAGCTGGACGGTATCTGACGACGGTTTGACCTATACCTTCAAGCTGCGTCAAGGCGTGAAGTTCCATGATGGTACGGATTTTAATGCGGATGCGGTTGTATTCAACTTCACCCGTTGGTCTGATCCAAACAGCGAATACAAATTTGAAGGCGACTCCTTTGACTACTATGATTCCATGTTTGGTCCAGACGGCAAACGCGTTATCAAGGAAGTAGAAGCGGTCGACGAGAACACGGTTAAGTTTACACTGAACCAACCGCAAGCGCCGTTCTTGCAAAACCTGGCCATGACCTCCTTTGGGATCGCCAGCCCAACGGCCATCAAGGAGAAGAAAGAAAACTTCAAGAACGAGCCGGTAGGTACAGGTCCATTCGTATTCAAAGAGTGGAAACGCAACGACTCGATTACGTTAGAGAAGAACCCGAACTACTGGAAAGAAGGGCTTCCGAAGCTGAACAAAGTGATCGTTCGCTCTATCCCGGATAACTCTGCTCGTTTCAACGCGCTGCAAAGCGGTGAAATCGATTTGATGGAGGACCTGAGCCCGGACGATCTGGCGACCTTGGAAGCGAACCCGGATCTGCAAAAGATCGAGCGTCCTTCCAACAACGTAGGTTATGTCGGCTTCAACCTGAAAAAAGAACCGTTTAACAACGTGAAAGTAAGACAAGCGCTGAACTATGCCGTTGATAAGCAAGCGATCATCGATGCCTTCTTCGCAGGCCAAGCTGAACCGGCTAAGAACCCAATGCCGCCGTCCCTGTGGGGCTACAACGATAGCATTACCGATTATGAGTATGATCCAGAGAAAGCGAAAGCGTTGCTGGCCGAAGCAGGTTATCCGAACGGTCTGCCAGGCGAATATGTCTTCTATGCCATGCCGGTATCCCGTCCTTACATGCCAGATGGCAAGAAGGTAGCCGAAGTTATTCAGCAAAACTTTGAAGAAGTTGGCGTAAAAGTGAAAATCGAATCTCCGGAATGGGCCGTTTATCTCGACGATGCGCAAGCCGGTGAAAAAGACGATCTGTTCATGCTCGGTTGGACCGGCGACAACGGCGACCCAGACAACTTCCTGTACACGCTGCTGGACAAAGACGCGATTCCGTCCAACAACTACACGTACTATTCGAGTGACGAGCTGCATGAGTTGTTAGTCGCTGCGCAAAAAGAAACCGACCAATCGAAACGTGAGGAACTGTACAAACAAGCGCAAGAAATCATCAAAGCCGACGCTCCGTGGATTCCGCTCGTGCATACGACACCGCTCCTGGCTGCAAGAGCGAATCTGAAAGGATACGTTCCGGCGCCGACAGGTACGGAATATTACAGCAACATCTATTTCGAATAA